In Pontibacillus halophilus JSM 076056 = DSM 19796, the sequence CCTAATACAAGTTGAGTATTTTTTAAAAATGTTTCTAGTTCTTCTCTTGTGTGAAAACAATTAACCGAGGCTGATGAAGTTACTGCAGCTGAAACTGGTAAATCGGGTGACTTCTTTAGGAATTCTTCTTCGTTTAGCAGGTCGGCCGATACCCATTCTATATGGGGGTACTGCATTTGAGCCCTCTGTATTTGTTCTTTGGAATAATCTATCCCGTATGTATTGTATCCATTCTCATGAAGGTGTTTAGTCAACCTGCCGTCTCCACAACATAAATCAACCACGTTCCCTTGTGGGGAAGTCTGTAAATCAATTTTACCCAATCCGTGAATGACCAGATTTGAATCCCAGTTAACTCCATAATTTAAGTCGGCAATATAATCGCAAAATGCACCACTATAAAGATTTTCTCTAATTATCAACTCTTTCCCTATTTCTTGTGTTAGTCTCTTAAAGGGAAAAAACTGATTGTATTTACTCATGTCGT encodes:
- a CDS encoding class I SAM-dependent methyltransferase, with translation MSKYNQFFPFKRLTQEIGKELIIRENLYSGAFCDYIADLNYGVNWDSNLVIHGLGKIDLQTSPQGNVVDLCCGDGRLTKHLHENGYNTYGIDYSKEQIQRAQMQYPHIEWVSADLLNEEEFLKKSPDLPVSAAVTSSASVNCFHTREELETFLKNTQLVLGKRGCSYLLLPVFADEAIPIFKENFVGKTLCHPFNRKLDNENIMAWLSLLYDDKRESLIQPVLITTNGENSSIQHEFCYSIDRIWTEKDLLDITSNLGWKLKFNLSSNVIGGGADRMPFTLLAFEF